The Myxococcaceae bacterium JPH2 genome has a window encoding:
- a CDS encoding M15 family metallopeptidase — MRPVQEEGGRWGFQLAAEGPTYPFDDGRVKSFDERLDAPDLEDTLSLPYRAGPVVPVTGVNDDPGRIRWDPLFHATYGASAEQVRAALVPVVFAGTTLRVHAKVAPAFRRVAERVEALLAADASLRPFVSKVGGTFNWRTIANTKRQSAHSYGVSLDLNVARSHYWEWQKPKEPVRWANAIPQVLVDAFEAEGFIWGGRWYHYDTMHFEYRPELLDPACRAP, encoded by the coding sequence GTGCGGCCCGTCCAGGAAGAAGGGGGGCGCTGGGGCTTCCAGCTCGCGGCGGAGGGGCCCACGTATCCGTTCGACGATGGGCGCGTGAAGTCGTTCGACGAGCGCCTGGACGCACCGGACCTGGAGGACACGCTGTCGCTGCCGTACCGGGCCGGGCCGGTGGTGCCCGTGACGGGCGTGAATGATGACCCGGGCCGCATCCGGTGGGATCCGCTGTTCCACGCCACCTACGGCGCTTCCGCCGAGCAGGTCCGCGCGGCGCTGGTGCCAGTCGTCTTCGCGGGCACGACGCTGCGGGTGCACGCGAAGGTGGCGCCCGCGTTCCGCCGCGTGGCCGAGCGCGTGGAGGCGCTGCTCGCGGCCGACGCGTCGCTGCGCCCGTTCGTGAGCAAGGTGGGCGGCACGTTCAACTGGCGGACCATCGCGAACACGAAGCGGCAGAGCGCGCATTCCTACGGCGTGTCGCTCGACCTGAACGTGGCGCGCTCGCACTACTGGGAATGGCAGAAGCCCAAGGAGCCGGTGCGCTGGGCCAACGCCATCCCCCAGGTGCTCGTGGACGCCTTCGAGGCCGAGGGCTTCATCTGGGGAGGGCGCTGGTACCACTACGACACGATGCACTTCGAGTACCGGCCGGAGCTGTTGGACCCGGCGTGCCGCGCGCCCTGA
- a CDS encoding DUF3332 domain-containing protein, with amino-acid sequence MKMRRSRWLGVTVAGFLALQATGCFGSFGLTRKIWQFNKDVSGNKFVQWLIFLVFVIVPVYELGTLADALVVNSIEFWSGDKVVGSADSPDGNTRIVRLNDTDTLEMSRDVETGVMRMELRREGQAPVVRYFEPLEDGMVARDDTGALLIRAQEQQDGAVVVTNAEGTALTVHARDAVDTARQLFLQGGAEALAQYATHQAPLASQALALNTCAAR; translated from the coding sequence ATGAAGATGCGTCGATCTCGCTGGCTCGGAGTGACGGTTGCGGGCTTCCTGGCGCTGCAGGCCACGGGATGCTTCGGGTCGTTCGGCCTGACTCGGAAGATCTGGCAGTTCAACAAGGACGTGTCGGGGAACAAGTTCGTCCAGTGGCTCATCTTCCTCGTCTTCGTCATCGTCCCTGTCTACGAGCTGGGCACGCTCGCGGACGCGCTCGTCGTCAACAGCATCGAGTTCTGGTCCGGTGACAAGGTGGTGGGCAGCGCGGACAGCCCGGACGGCAACACGCGCATCGTGCGCCTCAACGACACGGACACGCTGGAGATGTCGCGCGACGTGGAGACCGGCGTGATGCGCATGGAGCTGCGCCGCGAGGGACAGGCGCCGGTGGTGCGCTACTTCGAGCCGCTCGAGGACGGCATGGTCGCGCGCGACGACACGGGCGCCCTGCTCATCCGCGCGCAGGAGCAGCAGGATGGCGCGGTGGTGGTGACCAACGCCGAGGGCACCGCGCTCACCGTGCACGCGCGCGACGCCGTGGACACCGCGCGCCAGCTGTTCCTCCAGGGCGGCGCCGAGGCCCTGGCCCAGTACGCCACGCACCAGGCCCCGCTCGCATCGCAGGCCCTGGCGCTCAACACCTGCGCGGCGCGCTGA